The segment CCGATAATGAAAAACATAAAACTTTCAGGCAAAAAGTTTTTCATTTTAGAGATTCTTTTTCTCATGATTCACTTATGGTTTTGCCAAATATTTTAAAATTGGCGGCTTAATTTTGCCAAACTCAAGATTTATATTTATTTTTTTTATTTTCTCTTCCGGTACTTGTAAAAATTCTTTGTCTCTCAAATCTGCTAAATGCTTTTTAATAAACTTCTCCACGGCAACAGCATTAACCATATATACGTTATCTTTATTTTCTTCCTTTACAAAATAAAATTCCTCCGTGGGACTTTTAATCCCAATCAGTAATGTATGTGACTCATTTTTCAGGCTGAATTTTATTCTATATCTTGGGACATCCAAGCCATACTGCTTCAGTCTCTGGTTCTTTTTCGTTATGTCTCTCTGGGCCGATAAAACAGCCAATTCAGAAATTATCCCGTCAATTGTTTTCTTAGATGCCGGCATTTCACAAGGGGTTATTATTTTCCAGTCTTTTTCCTTTTTCAATAAAAAGGTGGACTTATCTGACATATCCGTCAATTCCAGGGTCTCGAAATCATCCTTTATAAGATTAAATATATAAATCTTTTGTTCTTCCTCTTTATTTGTTTTTTTCTTTTCAATTAAAAAATAATAACTGATAAAACCAATAAAGATGACAAAAATCACTACCGTCGACTTAAACTGTTTCATAAACTTCTCCTTTTCCACCATATTAATCCTCCAATCCCCGCGACTAAAAAAGGAACAATAGCTAAACTGATTATAATAACCAGTTTTGACTGGTTTTTATTAAGTGCCAGCTTTTTAAAGTCCATTATTATAGGACGAATGCTTATTTTTTCAACATCCCCTGCCAGCCAGTTAATAGTATTTAAAAATAAATCTGTATTCCCCCTGCTTACAGTCATCCGGTTACTTATAAAATCTGAATCCCCAATTACCACCAATCTGCTTCCATCTGTCTTTTCTTCAAAAACGCGAGTCTCATACCTGCTTGTATCAGAATTACTTTCAGCTTTTTTCTTTTTCTCCACGGCAAGTGCCAAAGTCAATGGGCCTTTAATATCATTTTTGTCGAACTCGGGTTTTATATTGCCGAATTCTCTTTCTGCCCAGCTTTTTCCGCCTGTCTTTAATAACGGCTTCGCTTCCAGATAATCAGGTATTTTTTCCGATTTTGTAACTGTTCTTACCCCCGGCAATATAGCACTTGTTTTAACACGTATTAATTCATAGGTTATATCATGCGGTTCATACGCGGGAATAGGCGTTAACGGGTCATAAAAATATGAAACTTCCGGTTCAATAACAATATCATCTATTAACCCGACCCCCCATTTTTCAAGAATTTTATCTATTCCTTTGGCGGCAACAACCTGCGGGTCAATCATCAAAAACACCTTCCCGCCTTTTTCCAAATAGTCCTCTATTACTTTTAGTTCACGGTCCAAAAATAAATATTTCGGGCCGGGTATAACCAGGATTGTGTCTTTTTCGGATATATTGGAGTTCTTTGATAAATTAACTGATTTTACATCATAATTTTCCTTAAGAAGATAATCCTGTATTTTTGAGAGGCCGGGATCTTCCATGTCGCTTACCAAACGTTCCCCATGACCGATTAAAAAATAAACCGTCTTTTTCTTTTGACTTGTAATTTTCATAATATTGCTTGTAATTACCTGTTCTCCGTTAAATTTGGATGCCTCTCCGTGACCCATCATCCCGGAACCGAATTCATAAAGTTCTGTTTGATTAACTTGTGAATCGGATTTTCCGGATGAAAAAACAATAGATCCATATTTTGTAACTTTGAATTTGTCCGATAATGAAGGATTTTTATCTAAATCAACATTTATAACAGTTATAAATTTTGACTTGCGTATATATTGTTTCAAAATGTCATTCAAAAATTCATTTTTTGATTCGCCTTCCTTGGAAAAGATATATATATCTACTTCCTTTTCCAAATTTTTCAAAAGATTCAATGTCTGGGAAGACAAAGTAAAATTTTTGTTTGCTGTTAAATCGAACTGTTTGCTGTATCGGTATATTACCGCATTAATAATGAATATAATCCCCACTACGCTTATCGTTAATATAAAAGCATTTATTCCGTATTTAAACCTTCGGGCTTTAGAAAATTTATTTATACCGGTCATTAAAATTTACCTCCTTTTATTTCCATCTTTCTGCCTCAGTAACCTGATTGGTTAAAAATATAAATATAAAACAAAAACTTAAATAATAAAAAACATCCCCCACGTCAATTATTCCTTTTTCAAAATTTTTAAAATGCTCGGTTATTGATAATGAATTTAAAATATCTTTTAACCACTCAACAGGGACAAAGGCCGTTGCCCAACTGACCAGCCAGAGGAACAAAAGCAGTCCAAAACTTATGATTGCCGCAACGATTTGGTTTTCTGTCAGGGAAGAAGTGAATATTCCCAGTGAAATAAAAGCCGAGCCAAAAAGAAAAAGCCCTAAATATCCTGTGTAAATCGGGCCCATATCAGGTTTTCCGTATAGTTTTAAAAAAATCGGGAATTCTATTGTAAAAACCAGCATTATAAAATAAAGAGTGACAGTGGCAAAATACTTGCCAAGAATTATTTCATAATTTGTGAGCGGTGAGGTAAACAGAAGTTCATCGGTCCCTAATTTTTTTTCTTCAGCAAACAGCCTCATAGTTAAAATCGGAGATAACAAAAGCAGCACGAATCTCAAGTTGGCAAATAAAACACGGAGATTTGCCTCCTGCGTATAAAAAAGTATTACTGAAAAAAGATACCCCGCAATAACTAAAAAAATACAAGTTATTATATATGCGACCGGTGAAACAAAAAATGTTTTTATCTCTTTCTGGTATATAGGCAATATATTTTTCACTTTAATTTCCTCCATTAGATGTTTCTGTTAACTGCAGAAAAACTTCCTCTAAAGACACTCTAATCGGCCTTAATTCCATAATAACCATATTATTTTCAGCTATTAACTTAAATATCTTTTCACGCAAGTCAACTTCTAATTCGCTTTCAATCTGGAGATCGACTAACCCGTTTTCTTCTTTTAATAAATTTATTTTTTTAAGCCCCATTAATTTTTCGTTAAAAGTTTTCAATAAAACATCCCTTTCCCCTTTAACCTGTATAAATATTTTTTCCCTGCCCTGCACTCTCTTTGATAATTCTTTCTGTGTATCTATGGCAATAATTTTGCCTTTATCAATAATTAATACCCTTTCGCAAAGCTGGCTGACTTCCGGGAGAATATGAGAGCTTAAAAGTACCGTGTGTTTTTCTCCTAATTGTTTTATTAACTCTCTTATTTCAATAATCTGTTTCGGATCTAACCCGACAGTCGGCTCATCCAGTATTAATACCTTTGGATTATTAAGCAGGCTCTGGGCTAATGCGACTCTCTGACGGTATCCTTTTGACAAATGGCTGATAATCCTTTTGGAAACATCTTTTATCCGGACAGTTTCCATAACTTCTTCAATTTTATTGCTTATTTCACTATTTTCGATGTTTTTAATTTTAGCTACAAAATCCAG is part of the bacterium genome and harbors:
- a CDS encoding ABC transporter ATP-binding protein → MIEVSNLTKCFGPTKAVDDISFKVEKGEIFGLLGPNGAGKTTTMRILACFLPATSGTVRIAGYDVFEDSMKVKSMIGYLPENPPLYEDMSVFSYLDFVAKIKNIENSEISNKIEEVMETVRIKDVSKRIISHLSKGYRQRVALAQSLLNNPKVLILDEPTVGLDPKQIIEIRELIKQLGEKHTVLLSSHILPEVSQLCERVLIIDKGKIIAIDTQKELSKRVQGREKIFIQVKGERDVLLKTFNEKLMGLKKINLLKEENGLVDLQIESELEVDLREKIFKLIAENNMVIMELRPIRVSLEEVFLQLTETSNGGN
- a CDS encoding DUF4340 domain-containing protein, with protein sequence MKQFKSTVVIFVIFIGFISYYFLIEKKKTNKEEEQKIYIFNLIKDDFETLELTDMSDKSTFLLKKEKDWKIITPCEMPASKKTIDGIISELAVLSAQRDITKKNQRLKQYGLDVPRYRIKFSLKNESHTLLIGIKSPTEEFYFVKEENKDNVYMVNAVAVEKFIKKHLADLRDKEFLQVPEEKIKKININLEFGKIKPPILKYLAKP
- a CDS encoding GldG family protein: MTGINKFSKARRFKYGINAFILTISVVGIIFIINAVIYRYSKQFDLTANKNFTLSSQTLNLLKNLEKEVDIYIFSKEGESKNEFLNDILKQYIRKSKFITVINVDLDKNPSLSDKFKVTKYGSIVFSSGKSDSQVNQTELYEFGSGMMGHGEASKFNGEQVITSNIMKITSQKKKTVYFLIGHGERLVSDMEDPGLSKIQDYLLKENYDVKSVNLSKNSNISEKDTILVIPGPKYLFLDRELKVIEDYLEKGGKVFLMIDPQVVAAKGIDKILEKWGVGLIDDIVIEPEVSYFYDPLTPIPAYEPHDITYELIRVKTSAILPGVRTVTKSEKIPDYLEAKPLLKTGGKSWAEREFGNIKPEFDKNDIKGPLTLALAVEKKKKAESNSDTSRYETRVFEEKTDGSRLVVIGDSDFISNRMTVSRGNTDLFLNTINWLAGDVEKISIRPIIMDFKKLALNKNQSKLVIIISLAIVPFLVAGIGGLIWWKRRSL
- a CDS encoding ABC transporter permease subunit, with the translated sequence MKNILPIYQKEIKTFFVSPVAYIITCIFLVIAGYLFSVILFYTQEANLRVLFANLRFVLLLLSPILTMRLFAEEKKLGTDELLFTSPLTNYEIILGKYFATVTLYFIMLVFTIEFPIFLKLYGKPDMGPIYTGYLGLFLFGSAFISLGIFTSSLTENQIVAAIISFGLLLFLWLVSWATAFVPVEWLKDILNSLSITEHFKNFEKGIIDVGDVFYYLSFCFIFIFLTNQVTEAERWK